CCCCAtcttaaagttcaaattgaagGATGCTAATTGTCAGCATATGCAGCCTCTGTTGATGACATGATTGACTCTCTCCCTCATTTTCTAGATGACAGAAATATAGTTTTTGCCATGATCTTTTCCTTAAAGGCCACTTAACTACTGCAGACCTTCACTTCCCAAACAAGCACCTAGACTCAAAAACTTGTTTGCCTTCCACCCGCTGGTGGGATGAGGAATGCAATCGAACCTATAATCAAAGATTGCAGGCTGAGAAAGCCTACTGAACATACtcagaataattttaattgttttcaaaaaataaatgctAAAATGAAACGATTGgtatcaaaaaagaaaaaagcaaGCTGGTTAAACTTCTGTGAATCCCTTAGTCGCCGTTCTCCTTCTTGTATAGTTTGGTCTAACTTGAAAAAATTCCGCCGATGCCTTGACTCCCATAACCTCCCTTCCAATAACCCCAGTGTATGGCCTAATGATTTTGCTGACAAACTTGCTACCCCATTTGTCCCAGGAATGGACAGTTTTCTGACTTCGGCGTCAGCATCCACTTTTGATGACATGGATGCCCCCTTCTCCGTCTCAGAGCTCCAATGTGCTAATAATGCCTAAAAGACGCAACTTCTGGGGAAGATGGCGTACCTTATTCCTTCATAGTAAACCTTAGTGATAaagcagaaaaatattttttaaaaataataaatactttcttAGAAGTCACAAATAGCTATCTCTATTTTGAAACCATGAAATAACCCTTTAAATTTAAACTCTTACCGGCCCATTGCTTTATCACCCACTTTGGCTAAAATTACTGAACATCATTTAAAAAACAGGTTGGAATGGATAGTGGAAAGTAAGAAAATTATATCTCCTTCCCAGTTTGGCTTCTCGAAGGGTTTCAGTGCCGTTGATAGTTTAAACATACTCACAAGAGACATTCGAATAGCTCTAGCCAAGGGGGAATACCTGGCAGCCATCTTTTTGGATGTAGCTGCTGCATATGACAATGTCCTTCTTCCAATGCTCAGGCAGAAAATGCAACAGCTGAGTATTCCGCCAAGAATGGTACATTTCATATGTAATATGCTGTCCTTCAGATCTATATCTGTGAGACATCATCTCCTTACCCTTCCCTCCAGACTTGTCTGGAAGGGACTCCCTTAAGGTTCAGTCCTCAGTCCCTTGCTGTACAGCATTAACACCCATGACCTCGAATTGTCTGTCAATAGTTTCTGTAACATACTACAGTATGCCGATGACATTGTTTTTTATGAAAAGTCTAGTTCCGCGCAAAATTTGTCATTTCGCTTAAACTCTGCCTTGCACTATCTAGGCCAATGGCTGTCTGATAATGGTTTATCGTTATCGATATCCAAAAGTCAGGCAGTCATGTTTACTAGAAAACGTACAGTCCCCGTCTTTGATTTGATATATGAGGGTCAGCGCATCAATCTTGTGGACAAGGTCAAATTTCTTGGAATCATTCTCGATAACAAACTGAACCGATTTTCCGAAGTAGAGTGTATctcaaaaaaatgtgaaaaatccATCAATGCCCTTAGAGCTGGGTCCGGTATATGGTGGGGTTTCCATCCCTATTCGTTAAAAATAATCTACAATGCCATCCGTAGCCACattcataatcatcatcatcatcattacagcctatatagtccactgctggatataggtctccacaagtttacgcaaaaattaacgcgaactcatgtattttgcccatagtcaccacgctacaCATTGATTATGGTCTTTTTGTATCAGATCCTCTATGCAAATCCACTGCTGAAAAAGCTAAATAAAATCCAGTATAAATGCCTACGCATCATACTGGGTGCAATGAAATCTTCGCCTACTAATGCCTTACAGGTCGAGTATGTTGACACTTCCTTACAAATTAGAAAACAGTCGATATGTGACCGCTTTATCATCAAGTCATTACAGCTCTCTACACATCCTCTATGGCCTAAATTAGACCAGTTATTTCAAGTCTGCAATCCAAATAGACCCCTTTTCTATCTATTAAACAGCTTCATTAAATATTCCAAACTCCCTCACTCCCCTGTCAGGTTTCCCCTTAATCACTTTATTCTATCCCTTTTAAAGCCCTTACACATAAGGTCCCTGTATTCACAGATCTAGGATTAGTAAAAAATGCTCCTGACACCAATTATAAGTTTCAGGTGATGGTACATCAAAATTGGTCGAATCCCCTTCTTATGTGCTGCCTGCTGGATACCCAAATACAGGATAGTTTTCCACTTTAAATATCCCCCAGAAGCTTCAGGATTTACTGGTGAAGCTATCGCAATACTCGAAGCTATTCTTTATTCCCCCTCCCATAACTTTAAGACAGACTGTTATTTTGACTGACTCCCTTAGCTGCCTTTATGCAATTAAAGAAAATCGTTTTCGTAGCAGATTAAGATTTttcatcattttatagataagagAAGGTCTCTTCTCGTGCCATCACAAGGGTATTCAAATCTCGCTTGTCTGGATTCCAAGCCATTCTGGCATCCCGGGAAACGAGACGGCAGATTCGTGTGCTAAAGCTGCGGTACAGTCTGGTTGCATCAATCATTTTGAAATCTCCTCTCAAGACCTCCGTTCCCTAGCCAAATCCTCGACGGACAAATCCTGGCACTCACATTGGAACTCATCAAAATCGGAGAAGAGTAAGTTTTACACATTGATACAACGTAATATTCCAAGACGCCCTTGGTCCTTTTTTTATAGACAAGCTAACTGCAGAGTCACATCCACAATTTGTCATTTACGTCTTGGACATACATGCTCACCTGTCATCCTGGTAAAGATAAGAGTTCGCAACCACTCGCTGTGTGAATGTGGCCTTGACGAAGGTGCAGTGTCCCACATTCTCTTCAACTGTCCCAAACTCCTCCATCCAATCTAAGATATCCTTCCCTGTGAAATTCCTCGAACTATTAATGTTGAATGTTTGATAATGTTTATGTTTGGTTCCTTTTGTGCAtttatgtgtaaatatatagaaattaacaaaattaggTTGTAGGTAGACTATGTAAACGTTCTGTTTTTCTTATCCtagtgtgtatattatataatataattaaaatattagaagtacttttaattttattgtctgTTGTTTCAGGTTGTGGTTTAACAACATAAGCctgacttttttttctttctgcAATAATCAATCTGTAGCTTACAATCTCAACCACAGTGATCattctccttcgtgtcttttcTATCCCACATGACACTGGCGAAATCGAAAGTGTCCTCTgacacaactgaaagccattaatcccaataataatacatataataataataatacatattttacgtaTCCTCGACAAgtagcattataaatattcataacgCGCGAATGGGGCTACCATTCGCATCCAGCATTTTTCCAATCGTTCCCAAAAATTTGTCTACACTCAAAATTACTTCCACCTGATTCTAACAAATATCTTAGACttatgtcaaatttaaattgtcgAAGTTCGTCATTTACTTTTTGATTGTTATTTCAGGAAGAAAGCAAGAAAGTTGTTTCACTCAGCTCGATAAGCACGCTCGTATTTTCTCTTCATAATTTATGATTCGTTACACAGACCCGCACACATTACTCATCAAACGAGAAagacgtaaaataaaattaaattattaaagtagAATAGTGTTCATATACTTATCATATGAATATGAACACTCCTATTTTAATTACAGTTCATAATCAAATGACgtacttatttaaaaacagAATAAGAGGGAAATCCCCGTATTATCAGGCCATGATGTAGATGTTGCCAGTTCggtgaaataaattttgatctaattatataataaaccatatgtaattatttttaaaaaagataagtaattgaaaattttaactcAGTACTCAGTAACTCATGTGCATTTTCCcgaaatcttttaaatttgcCAAAATCTGCCACTTCTAAATCGTCAGCATGATCTGCCACAGACAAAATTTAGGAGCGAAATTTACCAAAACGGCAGAAATCCGCCACAAACGGTCACACTGATCATATTCTGTTGCGCATTATATAGAGGCCAAGAAGCTTATATAAAACAGTGGAGAGTGCATCTAGAACATTTTAGTGAAGACAAGTTTATTCATCCCAGTTATGTTTTCTATACCTTGTAGTACCCCTCACACTTGCCATGCTATGTACAGAAAATCCCAatcaatatcatcatcatcattacagcctatacagtccactgctggacataggcctccacaagtttacgccaaaaatagcgtgaactcatgtgttttgcccatagtcaccacgctgggcaggcgggttggtgaccgcagggctggctttatcgcaccgaagacgctgctgcccgtcttcgacctgtgtattttaaagccagcagttggatggttatcccgccaacggtcggctttataagttccaaggtggtagcggaactgtgttatcccttagttcgcctcttacgacacccacgagaggacagggggtggctaaattctttagtaccgtggCCACACAGTACCCAATCATTGTGTATGTTGTCAACTTTTAATCAATAAGTTTATGTTGTGTctcttttcattttttcttttatttgtttttcgtttgcgatcacTTTGTCCTGTTATAAATTATGCcctatgtgttttattttattttttacttgaccagcatgtattttttttttacaaattttatttattattaaaaggatgattttaccaattttttttgcGCAGAACCATTTGCAGTGTTTATCCAAGAGCATGGTCAAACCATGCATATAATAGCATATCCACATCAAGCTAGGTACAGATGTACCTAGCTTGATGTGGATGCTGATTTCCAGGATTTCGTAAGGTTCTTTTTTtcatatcactagttcggcaaacaaacgtacggctcgcctgatggtaagagattaccgtagcttgtagacgcctgcaacaccagaagcatcgcaagcgcgttgccgacccaatcctcaatccccccagggagctctagtcaccttactcatcaacaggaacacaatactgcttgaaagcagtattatttagctgtgatcttctgtaaggtagaggtactaccccagttgggctgctccatattttgagcaggaaattcctgctgtgccctacctcagttacttcCCTAATGGTAGGGAGCtgccattttattattatagcaacACTGTGCGAAACTTCAAAAAACAGtatgatttgattttgattatagGTTGACTACActttaattattcataataagAAACTATTAATAAAGGGAATATTCGCTTTTTGgagaagttttattttgtcttttaatatacctactttgTCTTAATCTACACATTAATAGCCTAGTGGTTTGAACTGTGGCTACCTATTTGGGCGGTCGCAGTTTGATCCCGGGCATGCACCTCTGACTTTTCGAAGTTAAGTgcgtttatgtaattaaataacactTGCTTCAACGGTGAAGGAAAACAACGTGAGGAAATTTGCACACCTGAGAGTTCCCCATTAAGTTCTCGAAGGTATGTGAAGTCAGCCATTCATAGgatgctgatgatgatgatgatctatatctaaaaatcttttttaattgttttaagaaTCTTTTAATCTTagcataaaattcaaatttcatcaagatcggTTCAGTGGTTTAAAAGAAATGGGCCATAATGTTACACGAAGTCATTTTTCATTGTAACTTTTGTTACATCAGTTTACCTTTTCAATTCACTCTTGGATGTTTCTAAAAACACAAAATgatctaattatttattgtgataGTTGTCATTCATGTTTAAAACGTGTTAATAAATACTCAGTGTGCGcgacataaaaataaagcagCTAATTGGTATAGGTCTGTTTATCAACACTAAACTATACTGAGCTAGAACATGTCCACTGATTTTTTATGTTACGCATCGGCCTATCAGTGACAGTAAATTTCAACGTTGCCACATCCACTACATGGCTCACTACAGGAGATAAAGACGGATATGCCCGCGTGGATTGGGCTGAAATCAAACTAATCGCAAATATTACGATAGGGTCcatcaagtaacaacgcatctTCGTCATCATGTTTTTTAGCCTACCAAATTTTATGGATCTAATTATCAGTTGAGTTTGAAGATTCCTTATTCCTAGCGCATATATCTACCGAAATAATCTTCAAAATGAAGCTAGAAACGATCAAAATATCAGCTCAAATAGTAAACGTTTTTTGATAGATTCTTACCATTATCGCCGCTGTCCCTTTTCATTTTTGCGAGCTAACAGAATAAAAAAGTCTTGTGAATGcttgacaaaatttttaaataatatggaTCCTGAACTTAGGATTAACGTGGTCACCCTACAGAAAGAGATAAACAACATACGTGACGTAATTCAAGGTCAAATTTTTTGTCTTCAAAGCATTGTTTACGATGCACTCTCCAGTGTTTTGTATAAGCTTCTTGATAGAGACTGATACGCAGTGTGACcagatttcatttaacgaaTCTACTGCTAGTGGaggttaaaaactactaaaacaCACACGGAATACACACACTCACAAACTCacatattaaaacaattcatGAAATAAATTAGAAGTTTATGTAATCGTCGtcttacaaacttaaagctaatgtatatattaaatgaatgtaTAAGAGATATATTTACTGGCACCTATtatggtataataaataattactggaAGGGAATGGTGCTGATAGCCGAGATACAGGCTATGCCTAGTTCGGTTACAGATGCTAATCTCATTACTTCTGATATTGTTGCCACATTATCATTGTAATACAGTTCtaagtttgtgaaataaagatattattattattatattattattattaattctaccAAAAGAAAacgagaaaatactaaaaatctattACATTTCTTCGCTGTTGTGTTACATACAACGAAGAAGCATAATTGTTCCCttgattttaatgataaaacaatAAGATGAACAAAGAAAACACCATAAATTTCATAAATCGATGTTTATTACTCAAAATTAGAATCAACagaaatataggtatttttaaattgtgatcaGTTATGGTAAATCTTCTTTATGTTGCGTAACATTGTCATAAGCTGAGtccattaatttgatttgaaaacCCTATTTCTTAGCATCTTTAATCTAttctactttttattgaaattttgtgtttcacTCGGAATCGATAACTGTGGGTAGCCCCTCATTCCAGAGACAGTAATATTCAAACTTTAGTGCCTATGAAATACACCTTAGGTTTGCTTGTTTAATAAGAGACCAGTATGAAATGCCTTCGGGAATACCCATTTATGTACAGTTTAATTTAGTTGCAATCAGTGTTACAACCTCAAAACTcgtataatttaagtttcattTGCTAAAATGGAGTAAATCGGGAAATTATACCCTAAAATCATTTTATCAGTATTTAATTACCAATTAAATCGGGAGTTCCACCGATAAATTGGTAGCTTTAGATCACTGGCTACctaatcaatttttttcaatacataTGGGATACCCCCAAAAGGTTTCCCTCTCGAATAATTAATAGTAGAAAGCGATAATTACAATCCATTCGATGAAAAGAAGAATACCCCGCATTTTTTCGAGAGGTTTGccatatgaagaaaaaaaaaactggaatAGTTGAAAAGCGTGAATTCTACCAAGATATACCAAATAATTTTTACCTACTAGATAGTGTTACCGATACCTCGAAATGTACCAAAAAAGTAGAAATCTACTCACAAGTCTTCTCCTTCTtcaaatggctttcaatagtggcAAATGAGCTACTCACAAGTCACATTGCACACATAGCAGATGTCACGTCACTGTCACTGAGCGTCGGCGTCACTGTCCCCGAGCGTCGGCGTCACCGTCACTGAGCGTCGGTGTCACTGTCACTAAGCGTCGGCGTCACTGTCACTGAGCGTCGGCGTCACTGTCACTGAGCGTCGGCGTCACTGTCACTGAGCGTCGGCGTCACTGACACTGAGCGTCGGCGTCACTGTCACTGAGGTTCGGCGCCACGTCACATAGTGTCAGTGTTACTGTCACTGAGCGTCAGCAGTTAACTGTAAAACATGTCATAATCAATACTAGGTGGGAACTATTCTtatcttcaaaatatttattatttcattctttTCAAATTTACCTAAACCGATCCGTATgaccattttattattatttactaaatgcatatcgatttatacaaggtacatataccaaaataacatgttttacaatttttgtctgtttgttccggctaatctctgaaacagctggaccgaatttgacgggactttcactggcagatagctgatatagtaaggagtaacttaggctacttttattttagaaatttatttaaattatctctgcgaactgaaaaataacttttttattacatcttaCACGGGACAAAGTCGCAGTTACAGCTAGTTTTGTATATTGTCGTACTTGTTGCAACGTAGCAGCAAAATTCCTAGTTCCTAATTCCAACGGTGTTTACGATTCCTTTTCGCAAGTGAGGAATGAgtagctacttttattttttatttagctgACTGGATaccaaaatcttaaaaataaattaaatggatgattaaataacaaacattagtgccacaaaaatatttaatgaaagtatagatataacaatacaatatataagaTTCAAGTAATTTACTACTAttctatacaattatttttaacttattcattatttttataagcttTGGACTTTATTAGACACAATAAGTTTTCGATTCCCATCATTACAAATACATAATCACagttaagtttaaaatttattcatataatgcaaatcaaaatggaaaaattgtaaaatatagcattatcattttactaattatcacacacacatagaataataaacaatttacaaaATGGAGTTTAAAACCTTGCTAGCCGGAAACCTATAAAACAAAATGCTtaccttattaaaaaaaaaataaaaaaatcaaaactatttttatccatcctaaatcaatatttaattacttgttTCATCttcaaatcaaatttatatttaaatttgtatgtcATTTATTGTGACTGTTATACTGCAtatttagtttaatacatttttaaacaaatatttgttctgatttttgaattaaaatgatACTATTGTTggtaatactaaaaaaatacttaataatacgtatataagaAACTTTTCAcatggtaaaaaataaaaatatgatttattatactaatttaaTCTTCAAGAGTGACATTTTTGAAGAGATATGACATAGATTCTTTATTGTGGATGCGCCTGATTGCCTCACTGAGCAGTACCGATATGTCGATGGTTTTGATTTTGTTACACTGCATTTTCTGTAGCTCGTGTGGTACTGTGTTTGTGACCACCACTTCATCGATGGGGGAATCTTCGATGAGTCGCGGTGCATCTGAAGACAGCAGACCATGTGTTGctaatacataaattttatatgctCCACACTCTTTTAGTACTTCTGCTGCAGCTACAAATGATTGGACGTCGTCAATCATGTCATCCTGAAAAAAGACAAGAGTGCATTTGATGCAAACAACTACGACATTGAATtaggattaatttatttaaaataattgtacataCCACCATAATAGCAATTCTACCTCCAACATCTCCTACTACATTAATTGGTGGTTTTTCTTTGGCTGGGTGCACTGGTACTCCAACAGAGACATCCATAGTGCGTGATCTGTCAACACTGAAATATGACAGGATTGAGATGTAAGAACATCTTTGCCAACAATATCAACAGTATCCtattgacttaaaataaattaatcagtCTGTAAATGAATGGTAACTgtaatgacttttattattgagtTTAATAAGCACTTGAAATAATATAGTGTTTGTGTCACATTAGTTAAAACATAGTcccttcagcctgtattatccggcagctaggcataggcctctttgcccttattccctactatgagcaacgataACTATCagatatacatgataacaaccgggactgatggcttaacatgctctccggggtacggtggggagacccacaaggactgcataaacaccacgagacagatagacagatttcgaaatgtttgtcatatgcaaggattgaacccacaaccaccagtacaacagccacaaatcagtgaGGCGACTGTTGCGCCAACTCGTCGTTACGCATTGTGCTGAGTTTCTAAAAAGACAAAGTTACAGATGCCTAGTAAAAATATgtagaaaaattaatttctagaTTTACTTACCTAGGAATGCAGGGTGGTGAGTATCTACCATCCACTTCGTCACTCTCTGCCTCCTTCTGCTCTCCGTGAATGACAGCGATGGCAAGGCGCAATCTTTCAGCATATGATGTGGCTTTTTTTGCTGAACCAGGATTGCGGGCTACTATTACAGAGTTACGGTAGTCCGGTATCTATCGACAAAATTATTTgtcttaaattatttgtttaaattaccTTACAAACTTATTTCATAACAACTGAATAAAGAGAACAGGGCTATAATTTCTTAAGATACTATATTTAAACTAGAgctatatttgatattattagaaaagataaaaacaaacattttataaccAATATATCAATTGTAATCACATATTAAAACAGATCACAGTATTAAAAcatgcatataaataataccaTGTTATTCATCAACACCATAatctcttcagcctatcgcagtccactgctggacataggcctctacaagttcgcgccaaaaatggtgtgaagtcatgtgtgttgcccatagtcaccacactgggcaggcggtttggtgaccgcagggctggctttgtcgcaccgaagacgctgctgcttgtcttcggccagtgtatttcaaagccagtagacGGATAGttaacccgccatcggtcggctttctaagttccaaggtggtagttgaactgttttatcccttattCACCTCTTATACACCCACggaagagagtgggtggctatattctttacggccgtagccacatagcttACATGCATGATAAATcctgaaatat
This genomic stretch from Melitaea cinxia chromosome 10, ilMelCinx1.1, whole genome shotgun sequence harbors:
- the LOC123656903 gene encoding phosphoribosyl pyrophosphate synthase-associated protein 2, yielding MESNTTSDVVILSGNSHPELADLIADRLGVRKGGCSVYHKTNRETMVEIADSIRGKNIYIVQTGTKDVNNNIMELLIMAYACKTSSARSIVGVIPYLPYSKQCKMRKRGCIVTKLLAKMMCKSGLTHIITMDLHQKEIQGFFDCPVDNLRASPFLLQYIQESIPDYRNSVIVARNPGSAKKATSYAERLRLAIAVIHGEQKEAESDEVDGRYSPPCIPSVDRSRTMDVSVGVPVHPAKEKPPINVVGDVGGRIAIMVDDMIDDVQSFVAAAEVLKECGAYKIYVLATHGLLSSDAPRLIEDSPIDEVVVTNTVPHELQKMQCNKIKTIDISVLLSEAIRRIHNKESMSYLFKNVTLED